A single window of Asticcacaulis sp. AND118 DNA harbors:
- a CDS encoding endonuclease/exonuclease/phosphatase family protein, whose protein sequence is MTLKTAPWLVSGLLSLVIAGGAAAQEVASRLTVMTYNVENFFDAEDDPRMPNGSSNEVINTPAWVSAKAANVARVIQRFDFGRGPDVLVLTEVDSQASLEAIKGALNNAGAAYVTAVLLDADPNRPAPKPDQRGIKAALLSKLPLANGFTPKSFPVDLTKASDCKSRDGSAGTTRDLLQVDLALPDGKTMTIFGGHLPSGGNPRVCREIAAQTIATLAAKLPQSHVILAAGDFNFNCAPEERKGLAAAFTGWVLPTQLDNACRGSGSQFYGREKTWSYLDVITQKASGSSQDWAIDPKTFRTVLTDTEQLQWDDRDQVMRPKAFRFNAETGKGSGTSDHWPIAIDLVRGGK, encoded by the coding sequence ATGACCCTGAAAACTGCCCCCTGGCTGGTAAGTGGCCTGTTGAGCCTTGTCATTGCGGGCGGCGCTGCCGCGCAAGAGGTGGCGTCGCGCCTGACCGTCATGACCTACAATGTCGAGAACTTCTTTGACGCCGAAGACGACCCCCGGATGCCCAATGGCTCGAGCAACGAGGTCATCAATACACCGGCCTGGGTGTCGGCCAAGGCCGCAAACGTCGCGCGCGTCATCCAGCGCTTTGATTTCGGGCGAGGGCCGGATGTCCTTGTTCTGACCGAGGTGGATAGCCAGGCGAGCCTTGAGGCGATCAAAGGCGCCCTGAATAATGCCGGTGCCGCCTATGTGACGGCGGTGCTATTGGATGCCGATCCCAACCGTCCCGCCCCGAAGCCCGATCAGCGTGGGATCAAGGCCGCTCTTCTGTCCAAACTGCCTCTGGCCAATGGCTTTACGCCTAAATCTTTCCCGGTGGATCTGACAAAGGCCTCTGACTGCAAGAGCCGCGATGGCTCGGCGGGTACGACGCGCGACCTTCTGCAGGTCGATCTCGCTCTGCCCGACGGCAAGACGATGACGATCTTTGGCGGACATCTGCCGTCGGGCGGCAATCCGCGCGTGTGCCGGGAAATCGCGGCCCAGACAATAGCAACCCTGGCGGCCAAACTGCCGCAAAGCCACGTCATCCTTGCGGCCGGAGACTTCAATTTCAACTGCGCGCCGGAAGAACGCAAAGGCCTTGCGGCGGCCTTCACTGGCTGGGTCTTGCCAACTCAGCTTGACAATGCCTGCCGGGGGAGTGGTAGCCAGTTCTATGGCCGGGAGAAGACCTGGTCCTATCTCGATGTCATCACCCAGAAGGCCAGCGGTTCGAGCCAGGACTGGGCCATTGATCCCAAGACCTTCCGCACGGTTCTGACCGACACTGAACAACTGCAGTGGGACGATCGCGATCAGGTCATGCGTCCCAAGGCCTTTCGCTTCAACGCCGAAACCGGCAAAGGGTCTGGCACCTCTGACCATTGGCCGATCGCCATTGATCTCGTTCGGGGAGGCAAGTGA
- a CDS encoding MOSC domain-containing protein translates to MAFNPKSSLAKLIQAPVRPGTVQWIGLRPERRGEMIAADEAQLSPEIGLIGDHYQGRSGNRHLTLIGQEDIHAIASFLGVTVQAHLLRRNVVTVGINLLALKDKRFRLGEAVLEYTGECHPCSRMEEIFGVGGYNAVRGHGGITARVITGGRFRVGDRLIVEGDGTSEA, encoded by the coding sequence ATGGCCTTTAACCCCAAATCCAGTCTCGCTAAATTGATTCAGGCACCGGTGCGACCCGGCACGGTGCAGTGGATAGGTTTGCGGCCGGAGCGGCGAGGGGAGATGATCGCTGCGGACGAGGCCCAGCTGTCACCTGAGATTGGCTTAATCGGTGATCACTATCAGGGACGCAGTGGCAACCGGCACCTGACGCTTATCGGCCAGGAGGACATACATGCGATCGCAAGCTTCCTCGGGGTTACCGTGCAGGCGCACCTTCTTCGGCGCAATGTCGTCACGGTCGGGATCAACCTCCTGGCATTGAAGGATAAGCGATTCCGATTGGGTGAAGCGGTGCTCGAATACACCGGCGAATGTCATCCCTGCTCGCGCATGGAAGAGATATTCGGTGTCGGCGGCTATAATGCCGTGCGCGGACACGGCGGTATCACTGCACGGGTCATTACGGGTGGCCGTTTTCGTGTCGGGGATCGGCTGATTGTCGAAGGCGACGGGACCTCGGAGGCCTGA
- a CDS encoding ImuA family protein, whose translation MPAANPSVLSALRDRIDHIGGQSAPRRAVLPFGVPDIDARIPKGGLAFGALHEIAGGANGAVDGAAAIAFAAGIAARSGGRVLWAYTQPDLFAPALARAGLTDDKVVFFEAGDEAAVLGACEEALRHGGLTAVVGELANLSRVASQRLQMAAEGTGTLALIVRRWRRQVDAKDFGRPTAAFTRWRVTELNSAPLPVRGVGRARWMLELIRARGGECHDFEVEACDGEGRIRLSGDAQMPNTLRAAS comes from the coding sequence ATGCCCGCTGCCAACCCCTCCGTCCTCAGCGCACTGCGAGACCGGATCGACCATATCGGCGGCCAAAGTGCGCCCAGACGCGCCGTTCTCCCCTTTGGCGTTCCCGACATCGACGCCCGCATTCCCAAAGGCGGGCTGGCCTTTGGGGCCCTGCATGAGATCGCCGGTGGCGCCAATGGCGCGGTAGATGGGGCCGCCGCCATCGCCTTTGCCGCCGGGATCGCCGCGCGCAGTGGCGGGCGTGTCCTGTGGGCCTATACGCAGCCTGATCTGTTTGCCCCGGCGCTCGCCCGTGCAGGCCTGACCGATGACAAGGTCGTCTTCTTCGAAGCCGGCGATGAAGCCGCCGTGCTGGGGGCTTGTGAGGAAGCCCTGCGCCACGGCGGCCTCACCGCAGTCGTAGGCGAACTCGCCAATCTCTCCCGTGTCGCCTCGCAACGCCTTCAGATGGCGGCGGAGGGCACAGGGACGCTGGCCCTGATTGTGCGCCGCTGGCGCCGGCAGGTCGATGCCAAGGACTTTGGCCGCCCCACAGCCGCGTTTACCCGCTGGCGCGTCACCGAACTGAACTCAGCGCCTTTGCCGGTGCGCGGCGTCGGACGCGCGCGCTGGATGCTGGAGCTGATCAGGGCCCGCGGCGGCGAGTGCCATGATTTCGAGGTCGAGGCGTGTGACGGGGAGGGACGTATCCGCCTGTCCGGGGACGCACAAATGCCAAACACCTTGCGGGCCGCATCTTAA